In Centroberyx gerrardi isolate f3 unplaced genomic scaffold, fCenGer3.hap1.cur.20231027 Scaffold_50, whole genome shotgun sequence, the following are encoded in one genomic region:
- the LOC144538332 gene encoding interleukin-17F-like, whose product KASLKTTRKPSDPTSAAVEFVPLQLDPEALVPSRSVRPLGKFSLSPWTYNVTQDDSLFPPGLAEARCSLRGCRDAQGGEDLSLESKPIMHQALLLRRVAAAGGRSYHYRLETRLVSVGCTCVRPGVLRQD is encoded by the exons aaagccTCCCTGAAGACTACCAGGAAGCCGTCGGACCCGACCAGCGCGGCGGTGGAGTTCGTCCCCCTGCAGCTCGACCCCGAGGCTTTGGTTCCCAGCCGCTCCGTCAGACCGCTGGGGAAGTTCTCGCTCTCGCCCTGGACCTAcaa CGTCACCCAGGACGACTCCCTGTTCCCGCCCGGCCTGGCGGAGGCGCGCTGCTCGCTGCGCGGCTGCCGCGACGCGCAGGGCGGCGAGGACCTGAGCCTGGAGTCTAAACCCATCATGCACCAGGCGCTGCTGCTGCGGCGTGTggcggcggcgggggggcgGAGCTACCACTACCGCCTGGAGACACGACTCGTCTCCGTGGGATGCACCTGCGTCCGGCCCGGCGTCCTGCGGCAGGACTGA